The genomic stretch TGCAACTTTGGCTCGGCAAGAGCGCGAAAGAGATTGATTACGTCGTCGTGCCGTTCGACCAGATATTTCAAGCTGTCCGCTCGGGCGCGGCGGAGGTGGGATTGATCATTCACGAAGGACAACTCACCTATCGCAACGAAGGTTTGCAGGTTTGTGAAGACCTTGGTGTCTGGTGGGGACGCGAGAATGACGGACTGCCGTTACCTTTGGGCGGTAACGTGATTCACAAACGGTTCGAGCCGACGGTCCGCAAAACAATTTCTGGGATTCTGACCGCGAGCATACAATACAGCCTCGATCATCGTGCGGCTGCGGTGGAGCACGCGCTGCAATACGCCCGCGACATGGGGCGCGACCTCGCGGACCAGTTTGTGGAGATGTATGTGAATCACTGGACGCTGGATTACGGCGAGAAAGGGCGCGAATCCATCCGCCGATTGTTGGGGCTTGCTTTTGAACGAGGGCTGATTCCGCACCGGCAGGAGTTGGAGTTTGTTGTGTGATGGCGCTCGCGCTTGGCGACAATAAAATGATTTATTAAAGGGCTTTACACCTTCCTCTCAAAAAATTAGACTCACCACCCTATATTAACGAGAAATGGAAATTGGAACTATGGAAGCTAAAGTGAATACGATTGAAGACGTGCGATTGCACGAACGAGACACCGGTTCGGCCGATGTCCAGATTGCTTTGTTGACACAGCGCATCAATCACCTGACCGAGCATCTGCAAAAGAACATCAAAGATCACAGCTCGCGTCGCGGTCTGTTGGTGATGGTGAGCCAGCGTCGCCGGTTGCTTGATTATTTGCACAACACGGACACCAATCGCTACCTGGCGATCACCAAGAAGCTCAAGCTTCGTAAATAGTTTTCTGTGGAGGCGCAGGCGGATGCCATTCATCCGCCGGTCCGCAGTCGGAGTGCCTCCCACCCCTGATTTAGTTGAACTGCCAATCGCGCCCGGTTCAATTATGATTCCTAAACAATTGCGCGTATGAAAATCCCATTGCTCCCGGGTAATTTCAACGAGCCCCGAATCAGTTCGGGGCTCCTTGAAGTTCCTCGGAGCCAATGGGTGTAGAAAGAAAGTTATGTCAGAAAAAATCATTGCCCCATTGGGCGATAAGCAAATCATTATTGAATCCGGCAAAATTGCCAAACAAGCCGACGGGGCCGTCGTCATCCAAATGGGCGAAACCATCGTCATGGTGGCCGCCGTGGCCGCCACCAAAGCCAAACCCGGCCAGGATTTCTTTCCGCTCACGGTGGATTACCGCGAAAAGGCCGCCGCCGCGGGCAAATTTCCCGGCGGTTACTTCAAACGCGAAGGCCGTCCGACTGAAAAGGAAATTCTCACCTGCCGTTTGATCGATCGGCCCATCCGTCCGCTCTTTCCCAAGGGCTGGTATAATGAGGTGCAGGTGCAAAGCATCGTGTTGAGCGCTGATGGTGAGAATGATCCCGACATGCTCAGTCTGCTTGGCGCTTCGGCAGCTTTGATGGTCAGCGACATTCCGTGGGACGGACCGTTGGGCGCGGTGCGTGTCGGTCGGATCAACGGCAAGTTTGTGGCAAATCCTACGCACGCGCAAATGGCTGAAAGTGATCTCGACCTCGTTTACGTCGGCACCAGCGCGGACATCGTGATGTATGAAGGGTCGGCCAGGGAAATAACCGAAGCCGACTTTAACGCGGCGTTGGAATTTGCCCGGGAAAGTTGCCAGCCGCTCATCGACGCCCAAAGGGAGTTGGCTACTAAAGCGGGCAAGCCAAAGCGCGCCATCACGCTCAACATCGTTCCCGAGGAAATCCTTAAGGAAGCCAAAGCCTTGGCCGGGGATCGCGTCGTCGCGGCGCTGCTCACGCCTGGAAAACTCGCGCGCGAATCTGCCGTCAGCGCAATTTTCGAGGAGGTTGGAAAAAAACTGGTGGAGAAATTCGGCGAAGAGAAAGTGACCGAGTTCGTCATCAAAGACGCCTCGTACTACATCCAGAAGGAAGCCGTTCGCGGTCTCATCCTCAACAGCGGCAAGCGGCTGGATGGTCGCGCGTTTGATGTGGTTCGTCCCATTTCCGGCGAAGTCGGCATTTTGCCGCGCGCCCACGGCTCGGCGCTGTTCACGCGCGGCGAAACGCAGACCGTCACGCTGGCCACGCTGGGCACGAGCGAAGACGCGCAGGAGTTTGACTCTTATACCGGTGGCGAAACCGAGAAAAAATTCATCCTGCACTACAACTTCCCGAATTTTTCCGTCGGAGAGACTGGACGCATCAGCGGTCCGGGCCGTCGCGAAATCGGCCACGGCGCGTTGGCGGAACGTTCCATCGAGCCGATGCTGCCGTTGAAGGATTATCCGTATGCGATCCGTGTCACCAGCGAGATCATGGAGTCCAACGGTTCCACGTCGATGGCTTCCGTGTGCGGCGGCACGCTGGCGCTCATGGACGCCGGCGTTCCGATGACGCGACCTGTGGCTGGCATCAGCATCGGGATTTGCACTCAGCTTGATGATCAGGACAAACTTTCCCGTTACCAGTTGCTCACCGACATCATCGGTTGGGAAGACGCGTTCTGCGACATGGACTGCAAAATTGCCGGCACGTCGAAAGGCATCACCGGATTTCAGCTCGATCTCAAACTGCGCGGCATTCCGCACAAAGTGATGGCGGAGGCTGTGGAGCGGGCAAGAGTGGCGCGCCTCTTTATCCTGGGCGAGATGGCCAAGACTCTGGCCGAGCCGCGCAAGGAAATGAGCAAGTACGCGCCGCGTATCGTCACGGTGAAGATCAACCCGGAGAAGATTGGCGCGTTGATCGGGCCGGGTGGCAAAAACATCAAGCGGCTGGTGGAGGAGTCCGGTTGCGAAATCAACATTGAGGACGACGGCACCGTCAATATCTACTCCGTCTCGGAAGAGGGAATGAAGATTGCCCGCGACGCAATTGAAGGCATGACTGCCGAAGCCGAGATTGGGAAAATCTATCGTGGCAAAGTCGTCACGATAAAGGAATTTGGCGCGTTCGTTGAATTTCTGCCCGGCAGGGACGGCCTGTGTCACATCAGCGAGCTGGCCAACTTCCGCGTCAAGCAGACCGAGGACATCGTCAAATTGGGCGACGAAATCTGGGTCAAGTGTCTCGGTGTGGACGAAAAAGGCCGGGTGAAACTTTCCCGCAGAGCTGCCATGGCCGAACGCGATCAGGAAATGGCTGACAAGAAACAGCCCCCGGAAAACTGAATCACAGTCGGCCCAACATCGAAGAGTCAAGGCCGTCGGGTTGCAGCGCTTTCGCAGCCCGCCGGCTGAAGTTTCTTTTCATGATGTCGTCGATTGATGTTTGCCGCATTCTCCTGTTTGCCACTTTGCTGCTGACCTGCCCGGCATCCGACTAATTAGCCACGCCGCGAATGTTGTTGAGGAGAAGCGGTAACTGGAGCACATCCTGAACGGTGCCACGTCAACCCTTGGGAGCCTGATCACGAAATTTCTTGGAGCACTCCGGGCAAATGCCGTGTGAAGTCTGCCCGCCGGTTTTGCGCGTAAAATGTTCCTCAAGCGAAAGCCATTGATTGTCGTGCTCGATCTTCCGACACCAGGCACAGACGTGGAGAAAACTTTCCAAGTAGCTGAGCCGGGAAACGACCAGGTAAATCTTATAGGCTGAAAGCATCCACAGTAGGATGATGACGGCGGTCGAAATGACCGTTTGGTTGATGTCTTGGTCCTGCTGACGTAATCCAAACCAATGATGCGTCAAGTCGAACAACGCATTACACCATGTCAGGACGATGATGATGAGGAAACCCAGACTCTGCCAAAAAATGGCTTTCTGCCAGTATAGCGTTTGTTTGGGTGGCGGAGATTTGAATGGTTCGTTGGTCGTTTGCATCGGTTGAAGGTATTTTTCTTTGAACGCTAAATGGGCTGATGAACCACGACAATCTTAAAATGCCCGCCGCCTTTGCATTCACAAGGATGACCGACTGGAGCAGAAAGCTACGACAGTTGGGACTTCCAAACTCTGATGAATCTGCTATCCTTGACCATCGTTAAGCCAAAGAAGAAACGACCGAGAGATTTGAGATGAAAATTAACCGTAATCTTCGCTGGGCTTTTCTTTCGCAGTTCGTTTTCGTCGTACTCTTCGCCGCGCAGTTGTACGCGCCTGTAGTTGGTGACTTCCATGTGCGGTACGCAGTCGGACTTACGTTGGCGTGTAACCCGCTTGATCGGTTTCCACCGGGTGTAAACAATGCCGTTCCAGTTCCGCTGAATGGAGTGTCGATTTTCGCGATCCGACCAGAGGGCTTTGTCGCCGACAACTATCTCGGGGGATGGACTGACCCAGATTTGCCACTGCCTCCCGGAGATGCTTGGTTCTTAAGAAACCCATTGACTCTGTTTACAAACGAGTTTTTTGGGGCGGTCCATGATGGGACGAATCAATTGTCGGTGGGTTGGAATGTATGTGGCGCAATCGCTCCTTATGATGGTCTTCTCAGCACCGATCACGGGTGCCCGGTTGTGTCCAATGACGTGGTTTACATTTTCAATAGTACGAACCAAGCTTACGAAGCATACACTTTCACCACAAACTGGCAGCCTTTCGAGCCTTCAATAGCAGTAGCACAAGGGTTTTGGATCCAAAAGTCTTTCCCGGCGGAGTGGACGGAATTGGTGTTACCACCAGGCAACCAAATATCGCATTCGCTGACGACGATTTCTTCCACAGTCGGCCAGATCAATTTTTTCACTTATAACCCTTTGAATGGTGGACTTGGCCGTGTATTCGATCTCGGAGGTTCCGTTCCAGCCGGGACAAACTACTTTGGGCAGTTGTACGCGAGTCTCATCAATCAGGAATCATCGCTTAACCCAATTGGTCTCCCGATTCATTTGCTTGGCGGAACTTGGGCGGGCTATATTCGAGGGAGCAGCGTAAACGTTCCTGATACAGTCGGTGGAGATACCGTTTACCTACAACTTCGCGTATAGGAATGGTCTTTAGCTGACTCTTTCGAATCCGCGAGCAGGATCGGCGCGGTGCGAGGCAAGTCCGCAGTGTTTACGGCTCAAGCCGGTGCCACAATAGTCGATGGCCACCCGGGTCTGCCGCCGGCACGAACGGATGCTTTCCCGTCATTTTCAGTCCAGGCATTAGCTCCGGAAGGCACGCTTGTCGCTACCGGCATCAGCCTGAGCAATGGCGTTCCAGTGATCGCTTATTTGGGAGCGGCTGGTCAGACTTATGTCATCGAGTCAGCAACAAACCTTGCTTCGCCCGTGTGGATTCCCGTTGGCACGAACGTCGCCGGCACCAACGCGACTTTCGAGGTGATCGATTCAACGTCAATCCTAACACTGGAGAGATTCTACCGAGGCAGGTCAGCTAATTGAGCCTCTTCGACTTGGGGAGAGAAGCATCGAACCAAGTTCAATGTCGCCGTAAAATCAACCGATGCTCTATCCGCCGGGTCTGGTGATATTCCAACGGCGGCAGATCGGTGAGTGTCGGCGATTCCGTTTCGTTCAAAATGTCTTTGGCCAGCTTTTGCAATTCGCGCCAGCGCGGCCAGTCTAATTCCGGCGCGTGGGAAATCTGTCGGAGCAGGCTGCGCCATTCGATGATGATGCGGTCGATGTCGCCCGCGCCCAGCAGTTCCGTCACCCATCCGCTTTTACTCGCGGGGTTCTTGTGTACCGACGCCACCACCATTTCCGCGCCCGAACCGTATTTTGGTGGCACGCCGTTTTCCAGATAGCCCGGAATCGATTGCAGTCCGAAGCGTTCCTGACAAACCATCGCCAGCCGCCCGCCCCAGCGATTTTCGTCGCCGCAGAAACGGAAGCCGGCGTCGAGATTGGCCAGGTCGTAAATCAACTCGGCCAACGGATACTTTTCATCTTCCAAAGCGGCGGCCACGGCCAGACCGTCGCCTTGCGCAAAAAAACTCGCCACTTGACCGCGTTGCGTCGGCGCACCGTCAGCCTCGACCAAACTAAGCCGCCGCCAGAGTAACGCCACGCCCGTCGACGTGGGAAGCTCACGGCAAATCGGCACGAGCGAACAGCGGGCGCAATCTGCAGGCAACACTTCGCGCTCGATCGGTTTCCAGAGCGCGACACCGTGCGAATCCACCGGCACGCGCATTGTCAGTTCGGCGAGACTGACTTGGGCCACGATTTTGTGTGGATGGTTGGTGAAGCGGACAACGGGAGTTTTTTGCTGGGCGAGTTTCTTTTCCACCAGTGGAACGATCTTTTCGTTCCAGACCGCGCGTGGCGCCTGGCGTCCCGACCAGTTGGTCAAGCGGCGAATCCACTTGGCGAGAATGACGCGGT from Verrucomicrobiota bacterium encodes the following:
- a CDS encoding ABC transporter substrate-binding protein; this translates as MSQRTLTLGHSPDPDDAFMFYGLAKGFIPTRGFKFEHILQDIQTPNERATRGELDISAISIHSYAYVSDQYALLPSGASMGDGYGPMLVAKQKFSKNEVARKKIVVPGTMTSAFLALQLWLGKSAKEIDYVVVPFDQIFQAVRSGAAEVGLIIHEGQLTYRNEGLQVCEDLGVWWGRENDGLPLPLGGNVIHKRFEPTVRKTISGILTASIQYSLDHRAAAVEHALQYARDMGRDLADQFVEMYVNHWTLDYGEKGRESIRRLLGLAFERGLIPHRQELEFVV
- the rpsO gene encoding 30S ribosomal protein S15; the encoded protein is MEIGTMEAKVNTIEDVRLHERDTGSADVQIALLTQRINHLTEHLQKNIKDHSSRRGLLVMVSQRRRLLDYLHNTDTNRYLAITKKLKLRK
- the pnp gene encoding polyribonucleotide nucleotidyltransferase → MSEKIIAPLGDKQIIIESGKIAKQADGAVVIQMGETIVMVAAVAATKAKPGQDFFPLTVDYREKAAAAGKFPGGYFKREGRPTEKEILTCRLIDRPIRPLFPKGWYNEVQVQSIVLSADGENDPDMLSLLGASAALMVSDIPWDGPLGAVRVGRINGKFVANPTHAQMAESDLDLVYVGTSADIVMYEGSAREITEADFNAALEFARESCQPLIDAQRELATKAGKPKRAITLNIVPEEILKEAKALAGDRVVAALLTPGKLARESAVSAIFEEVGKKLVEKFGEEKVTEFVIKDASYYIQKEAVRGLILNSGKRLDGRAFDVVRPISGEVGILPRAHGSALFTRGETQTVTLATLGTSEDAQEFDSYTGGETEKKFILHYNFPNFSVGETGRISGPGRREIGHGALAERSIEPMLPLKDYPYAIRVTSEIMESNGSTSMASVCGGTLALMDAGVPMTRPVAGISIGICTQLDDQDKLSRYQLLTDIIGWEDAFCDMDCKIAGTSKGITGFQLDLKLRGIPHKVMAEAVERARVARLFILGEMAKTLAEPRKEMSKYAPRIVTVKINPEKIGALIGPGGKNIKRLVEESGCEINIEDDGTVNIYSVSEEGMKIARDAIEGMTAEAEIGKIYRGKVVTIKEFGAFVEFLPGRDGLCHISELANFRVKQTEDIVKLGDEIWVKCLGVDEKGRVKLSRRAAMAERDQEMADKKQPPEN